The following coding sequences are from one Papilio machaon chromosome 8, ilPapMach1.1, whole genome shotgun sequence window:
- the LOC106714326 gene encoding cytoplasmic dynein 1 intermediate chain isoform X5, producing the protein MSSMSDRKAELERKKAKLQALREEKDRRRREKEQKDAEEALQRASVASSMDSRRDLDEMLSSLGVAPVKDVLSSLSSMTSLSPPQTASPDASLPHTDKSSLPAQGAPKKPPALQVVSVQSTDIPPKESVTYAKQTQTTASGVTELRDAHATDYYDEYNLNPGLEWEDEFTGDEEEAAFHGKLPPGILPHGLPTVKEVQPAVTDAPQEKKEEEEKKVRELSTDEKQTIMLSAEFQKFMSRAGRVIERALAESVDICTDYTGGGDAQDAQDDKSDARLSLVRTFYDERWSRGRCVTCLDWSSAHPELLLASYHNSDDAPHDPDGVCLVWNTKFKKTTPEDIFHCQSPVMSATFARFHPNLILGGTYSGQIVLWDNRVQKRTPIQRTPLSSLAHTHPVYCLSVVGSQNAHNLISVSTDGRMCSWSLDMLSQPQETLELHHRQSKAVAVSAMAFPHGDVNNFVLGSEDGNIYTGCRHGQRAGVGECVEAHAGPVTAVACHAAPGALDLGHLYLTASMDWSVKLWSLKENKALYSFEDSGDYVSDVRWSPTHPALFAAADAAGRLDLWNLNRDTEVPIASIQAEGGAAFNRVSWTPSGTHVVAGDDAGKIWVYELAEQVAQPRHDEWSKLMMTLQELRNNQADEDTERLGLAASGPPSLTSLTSLASNPLR; encoded by the exons CGCCGGGAGAAGGAACAGAAAGATGCTGAGGAAGCTTTG CAAAGAGCGTCAGTGGCATCAAGCATGGACAGCCGACGGGATCTGGACGAGATGCTGTCGTCGCTGGGTGTGGCGCCCGTCAAGGACGTGCTGTCCTCACTCTCCTCCATGACGTCACTCTCGCCGCCGCAGACTGCATCGCCAGATGCCAGCCTGCCACACACCGACAAGTCCAGTCTGCCTGCTCAAGG CGCCCCGAAGAAGCCGCCGGCACTGCAAGTGGTATCAGTTCAGTCAACCGACATTCCACCCAAGGAAAGCGTGACATATGCCAAGCAGACACAGACCACCGCCTCGGGGGTCACTGAGCTGCGAGATG CACACGCAACCGACTACTACG ACGAGTACAATCTAAACCCGGGTTTAGAGTGGGAGGACGAGTTCACAG GCGACGAGGAGGAGGCGGCCTTCCACGGCAAGCTGCCCCCCGGCATCCTGCCGCACGGACTGCCCACCGTCAAGGAGGTGCAGCCCGCCGTCACCGACGCCCCCCAGGAGAAGAAAGAGGAGGAGGAGAAGAAAG TGCGCGAGCTGAGCACGGACGAGAAGCAGACGATAATGCTGTCGGCGGAGTTCCAGAAGTTCATGAGTCGCGCGGGGCGCGTCATCGAGCGCGCGCTGGCGGAGTCCGTCGACATCTGCACCGACTACACGGGCGGCGGCGACGCGCAGGACGCACA GGACGACAAGTCTGACGCGCGGCTGTCGCTGGTGCGCACGTTCTACGACGAGCGGTGGTCGCGCGGGCGCTGCGTCACCTGCCTGGACTGGTCGAGCGCGCACCCCGAGCTGCTGCTCGCCTCCTACCACAACAGCGACGACGCGCCGCACGACCCCGACGGCGTCTGCCTCGTCTGGAACACCAAGTTCAAGAAGACCACGCCCGAGGACATCTTCCACTGTCAGTCGCCCGTCATGAGCGCCACTTTCGCCAG GTTCCACCCGAACTTGATCCTGGGCGGTACGTACTCGGGCCAGATCGTGCTGTGGGACAACCGCGTGCAGAAACGCACGCCCATACAGCGCACGCCGCTCTCCTCGCTCGCGCACACG CACCCGGTGTACTGCCTGTCGGTGGTGGGCAGCCAGAACGCGCACAACCTGATCTCGGTGTCGACGGACGGGCGGATGTGCTCGTGGTCGCTGGACATGCTGTCGCAGCCGCAGGAGACGCTGGAGCTGCATCACCGCCAGAGCAAGGCCGTCGCCGTCAGCGCCATGGCCTTCCCCCACGGCGACGTCAACAACTTCGTGCTCGGCAGCGAGGACGGCAACATATACACTG ggtGCAGGCACGGGCAGCGCGCGGGCGTGGGCGAGTGCGTGGAGGCCCACGCGGGCCCCGTGACGGCGGTGGCGTGCCACGCGGCGCCCGGCGCACTCGACCTCGGACACCTCTACCTCACCGCCTCCATGGACTGGAGCGTCAAGTTGTGGAGCCTCAAG GAGAACAAGGCGCTGTACTCGTTCGAGGACAGCGGCGACTACGTGTCGGATGTGCGCTGGTCGCCAACACACCCAGCACTCTTCGCCGCAGCTGACGCCGCCGGCCGCCTCGACCTCTGGAACCTCAACAGGGACACCGAG GTACCGATAGCGTCCATCCAGGCGGAGGGTGGCGCCGCATTCAACCGCGTGTCGTGGACGCCTTCAGGCACACACGTGGTCGCCGGAGACGACGCCGGCAAGATATGGGTGTACGAACTCGCTGAG CAAGTGGCTCAGCCCCGGCACGATGAGTGGAGCAAGCTGATGATGACGCTGCAGGAGCTGCGCAACAACCAGGCGGACGAGGACACAGAGCGGCTGGGGCTGGCAGCCAGCGGCCCACCCTCGCTCACCAGTCTCACCTCCCTCGCCAGCAACCCGCTCAG ATAA
- the LOC106714326 gene encoding cytoplasmic dynein 1 intermediate chain isoform X6: protein MSSMSDRKAELERKKAKLQALREEKDRRRREKEQKDAEEALQRASVASSMDSRRDLDEMLSSLGVAPVKDVLSSLSSMTSLSPPQTASPDASLPHTDKSSLPAQGAPKKPPALQVVSVQSTDIPPKESVTYAKQTQTTASGVTELRDAHATDYYVLTFDGDGARQGDEEEAAFHGKLPPGILPHGLPTVKEVQPAVTDAPQEKKEEEEKKVRELSTDEKQTIMLSAEFQKFMSRAGRVIERALAESVDICTDYTGGGDAQDAQDDKSDARLSLVRTFYDERWSRGRCVTCLDWSSAHPELLLASYHNSDDAPHDPDGVCLVWNTKFKKTTPEDIFHCQSPVMSATFARFHPNLILGGTYSGQIVLWDNRVQKRTPIQRTPLSSLAHTHPVYCLSVVGSQNAHNLISVSTDGRMCSWSLDMLSQPQETLELHHRQSKAVAVSAMAFPHGDVNNFVLGSEDGNIYTGCRHGQRAGVGECVEAHAGPVTAVACHAAPGALDLGHLYLTASMDWSVKLWSLKENKALYSFEDSGDYVSDVRWSPTHPALFAAADAAGRLDLWNLNRDTEVPIASIQAEGGAAFNRVSWTPSGTHVVAGDDAGKIWVYELAEQVAQPRHDEWSKLMMTLQELRNNQADEDTERLGLAASGPPSLTSLTSLASNPLR, encoded by the exons CGCCGGGAGAAGGAACAGAAAGATGCTGAGGAAGCTTTG CAAAGAGCGTCAGTGGCATCAAGCATGGACAGCCGACGGGATCTGGACGAGATGCTGTCGTCGCTGGGTGTGGCGCCCGTCAAGGACGTGCTGTCCTCACTCTCCTCCATGACGTCACTCTCGCCGCCGCAGACTGCATCGCCAGATGCCAGCCTGCCACACACCGACAAGTCCAGTCTGCCTGCTCAAGG CGCCCCGAAGAAGCCGCCGGCACTGCAAGTGGTATCAGTTCAGTCAACCGACATTCCACCCAAGGAAAGCGTGACATATGCCAAGCAGACACAGACCACCGCCTCGGGGGTCACTGAGCTGCGAGATG CACACGCAACCGACTACTACG TGCTTACATTCGACGGCGACGGCGCGCGGCAAGGCGACGAGGAGGAGGCGGCCTTCCACGGCAAGCTGCCCCCCGGCATCCTGCCGCACGGACTGCCCACCGTCAAGGAGGTGCAGCCCGCCGTCACCGACGCCCCCCAGGAGAAGAAAGAGGAGGAGGAGAAGAAAG TGCGCGAGCTGAGCACGGACGAGAAGCAGACGATAATGCTGTCGGCGGAGTTCCAGAAGTTCATGAGTCGCGCGGGGCGCGTCATCGAGCGCGCGCTGGCGGAGTCCGTCGACATCTGCACCGACTACACGGGCGGCGGCGACGCGCAGGACGCACA GGACGACAAGTCTGACGCGCGGCTGTCGCTGGTGCGCACGTTCTACGACGAGCGGTGGTCGCGCGGGCGCTGCGTCACCTGCCTGGACTGGTCGAGCGCGCACCCCGAGCTGCTGCTCGCCTCCTACCACAACAGCGACGACGCGCCGCACGACCCCGACGGCGTCTGCCTCGTCTGGAACACCAAGTTCAAGAAGACCACGCCCGAGGACATCTTCCACTGTCAGTCGCCCGTCATGAGCGCCACTTTCGCCAG GTTCCACCCGAACTTGATCCTGGGCGGTACGTACTCGGGCCAGATCGTGCTGTGGGACAACCGCGTGCAGAAACGCACGCCCATACAGCGCACGCCGCTCTCCTCGCTCGCGCACACG CACCCGGTGTACTGCCTGTCGGTGGTGGGCAGCCAGAACGCGCACAACCTGATCTCGGTGTCGACGGACGGGCGGATGTGCTCGTGGTCGCTGGACATGCTGTCGCAGCCGCAGGAGACGCTGGAGCTGCATCACCGCCAGAGCAAGGCCGTCGCCGTCAGCGCCATGGCCTTCCCCCACGGCGACGTCAACAACTTCGTGCTCGGCAGCGAGGACGGCAACATATACACTG ggtGCAGGCACGGGCAGCGCGCGGGCGTGGGCGAGTGCGTGGAGGCCCACGCGGGCCCCGTGACGGCGGTGGCGTGCCACGCGGCGCCCGGCGCACTCGACCTCGGACACCTCTACCTCACCGCCTCCATGGACTGGAGCGTCAAGTTGTGGAGCCTCAAG GAGAACAAGGCGCTGTACTCGTTCGAGGACAGCGGCGACTACGTGTCGGATGTGCGCTGGTCGCCAACACACCCAGCACTCTTCGCCGCAGCTGACGCCGCCGGCCGCCTCGACCTCTGGAACCTCAACAGGGACACCGAG GTACCGATAGCGTCCATCCAGGCGGAGGGTGGCGCCGCATTCAACCGCGTGTCGTGGACGCCTTCAGGCACACACGTGGTCGCCGGAGACGACGCCGGCAAGATATGGGTGTACGAACTCGCTGAG CAAGTGGCTCAGCCCCGGCACGATGAGTGGAGCAAGCTGATGATGACGCTGCAGGAGCTGCGCAACAACCAGGCGGACGAGGACACAGAGCGGCTGGGGCTGGCAGCCAGCGGCCCACCCTCGCTCACCAGTCTCACCTCCCTCGCCAGCAACCCGCTCAG ATAA
- the LOC106714326 gene encoding cytoplasmic dynein 1 intermediate chain isoform X1 — translation MSSMSDRKAELERKKAKLQALREEKDRRRREKEQKDAEEALQRASVASSMDSRRDLDEMLSSLGVAPVKDVLSSLSSMTSLSPPQTASPDASLPHTDKSSLPAQGAPKKPPALQVVSVQSTDIPPKESVTYAKQTQTTASGVTELRDGYMEDWWRPRKAHATDYYDEYNLNPGLEWEDEFTVLTFDGDGARQGDEEEAAFHGKLPPGILPHGLPTVKEVQPAVTDAPQEKKEEEEKKVRELSTDEKQTIMLSAEFQKFMSRAGRVIERALAESVDICTDYTGGGDAQDAQDDKSDARLSLVRTFYDERWSRGRCVTCLDWSSAHPELLLASYHNSDDAPHDPDGVCLVWNTKFKKTTPEDIFHCQSPVMSATFARFHPNLILGGTYSGQIVLWDNRVQKRTPIQRTPLSSLAHTHPVYCLSVVGSQNAHNLISVSTDGRMCSWSLDMLSQPQETLELHHRQSKAVAVSAMAFPHGDVNNFVLGSEDGNIYTGCRHGQRAGVGECVEAHAGPVTAVACHAAPGALDLGHLYLTASMDWSVKLWSLKENKALYSFEDSGDYVSDVRWSPTHPALFAAADAAGRLDLWNLNRDTEVPIASIQAEGGAAFNRVSWTPSGTHVVAGDDAGKIWVYELAEQVAQPRHDEWSKLMMTLQELRNNQADEDTERLGLAASGPPSLTSLTSLASNPLR, via the exons CGCCGGGAGAAGGAACAGAAAGATGCTGAGGAAGCTTTG CAAAGAGCGTCAGTGGCATCAAGCATGGACAGCCGACGGGATCTGGACGAGATGCTGTCGTCGCTGGGTGTGGCGCCCGTCAAGGACGTGCTGTCCTCACTCTCCTCCATGACGTCACTCTCGCCGCCGCAGACTGCATCGCCAGATGCCAGCCTGCCACACACCGACAAGTCCAGTCTGCCTGCTCAAGG CGCCCCGAAGAAGCCGCCGGCACTGCAAGTGGTATCAGTTCAGTCAACCGACATTCCACCCAAGGAAAGCGTGACATATGCCAAGCAGACACAGACCACCGCCTCGGGGGTCACTGAGCTGCGAGATG GATACATGGAGGACTGGTGGCGGCCACGTAAAG CACACGCAACCGACTACTACG ACGAGTACAATCTAAACCCGGGTTTAGAGTGGGAGGACGAGTTCACAG TGCTTACATTCGACGGCGACGGCGCGCGGCAAGGCGACGAGGAGGAGGCGGCCTTCCACGGCAAGCTGCCCCCCGGCATCCTGCCGCACGGACTGCCCACCGTCAAGGAGGTGCAGCCCGCCGTCACCGACGCCCCCCAGGAGAAGAAAGAGGAGGAGGAGAAGAAAG TGCGCGAGCTGAGCACGGACGAGAAGCAGACGATAATGCTGTCGGCGGAGTTCCAGAAGTTCATGAGTCGCGCGGGGCGCGTCATCGAGCGCGCGCTGGCGGAGTCCGTCGACATCTGCACCGACTACACGGGCGGCGGCGACGCGCAGGACGCACA GGACGACAAGTCTGACGCGCGGCTGTCGCTGGTGCGCACGTTCTACGACGAGCGGTGGTCGCGCGGGCGCTGCGTCACCTGCCTGGACTGGTCGAGCGCGCACCCCGAGCTGCTGCTCGCCTCCTACCACAACAGCGACGACGCGCCGCACGACCCCGACGGCGTCTGCCTCGTCTGGAACACCAAGTTCAAGAAGACCACGCCCGAGGACATCTTCCACTGTCAGTCGCCCGTCATGAGCGCCACTTTCGCCAG GTTCCACCCGAACTTGATCCTGGGCGGTACGTACTCGGGCCAGATCGTGCTGTGGGACAACCGCGTGCAGAAACGCACGCCCATACAGCGCACGCCGCTCTCCTCGCTCGCGCACACG CACCCGGTGTACTGCCTGTCGGTGGTGGGCAGCCAGAACGCGCACAACCTGATCTCGGTGTCGACGGACGGGCGGATGTGCTCGTGGTCGCTGGACATGCTGTCGCAGCCGCAGGAGACGCTGGAGCTGCATCACCGCCAGAGCAAGGCCGTCGCCGTCAGCGCCATGGCCTTCCCCCACGGCGACGTCAACAACTTCGTGCTCGGCAGCGAGGACGGCAACATATACACTG ggtGCAGGCACGGGCAGCGCGCGGGCGTGGGCGAGTGCGTGGAGGCCCACGCGGGCCCCGTGACGGCGGTGGCGTGCCACGCGGCGCCCGGCGCACTCGACCTCGGACACCTCTACCTCACCGCCTCCATGGACTGGAGCGTCAAGTTGTGGAGCCTCAAG GAGAACAAGGCGCTGTACTCGTTCGAGGACAGCGGCGACTACGTGTCGGATGTGCGCTGGTCGCCAACACACCCAGCACTCTTCGCCGCAGCTGACGCCGCCGGCCGCCTCGACCTCTGGAACCTCAACAGGGACACCGAG GTACCGATAGCGTCCATCCAGGCGGAGGGTGGCGCCGCATTCAACCGCGTGTCGTGGACGCCTTCAGGCACACACGTGGTCGCCGGAGACGACGCCGGCAAGATATGGGTGTACGAACTCGCTGAG CAAGTGGCTCAGCCCCGGCACGATGAGTGGAGCAAGCTGATGATGACGCTGCAGGAGCTGCGCAACAACCAGGCGGACGAGGACACAGAGCGGCTGGGGCTGGCAGCCAGCGGCCCACCCTCGCTCACCAGTCTCACCTCCCTCGCCAGCAACCCGCTCAG ATAA
- the LOC106714326 gene encoding cytoplasmic dynein 1 intermediate chain isoform X3 produces MSSMSDRKAELERKKAKLQALREEKDRRRREKEQKDAEEALQRASVASSMDSRRDLDEMLSSLGVAPVKDVLSSLSSMTSLSPPQTASPDASLPHTDKSSLPAQGAPKKPPALQVVSVQSTDIPPKESVTYAKQTQTTASGVTELRDAHATDYYDEYNLNPGLEWEDEFTVLTFDGDGARQGDEEEAAFHGKLPPGILPHGLPTVKEVQPAVTDAPQEKKEEEEKKVRELSTDEKQTIMLSAEFQKFMSRAGRVIERALAESVDICTDYTGGGDAQDAQDDKSDARLSLVRTFYDERWSRGRCVTCLDWSSAHPELLLASYHNSDDAPHDPDGVCLVWNTKFKKTTPEDIFHCQSPVMSATFARFHPNLILGGTYSGQIVLWDNRVQKRTPIQRTPLSSLAHTHPVYCLSVVGSQNAHNLISVSTDGRMCSWSLDMLSQPQETLELHHRQSKAVAVSAMAFPHGDVNNFVLGSEDGNIYTGCRHGQRAGVGECVEAHAGPVTAVACHAAPGALDLGHLYLTASMDWSVKLWSLKENKALYSFEDSGDYVSDVRWSPTHPALFAAADAAGRLDLWNLNRDTEVPIASIQAEGGAAFNRVSWTPSGTHVVAGDDAGKIWVYELAEQVAQPRHDEWSKLMMTLQELRNNQADEDTERLGLAASGPPSLTSLTSLASNPLR; encoded by the exons CGCCGGGAGAAGGAACAGAAAGATGCTGAGGAAGCTTTG CAAAGAGCGTCAGTGGCATCAAGCATGGACAGCCGACGGGATCTGGACGAGATGCTGTCGTCGCTGGGTGTGGCGCCCGTCAAGGACGTGCTGTCCTCACTCTCCTCCATGACGTCACTCTCGCCGCCGCAGACTGCATCGCCAGATGCCAGCCTGCCACACACCGACAAGTCCAGTCTGCCTGCTCAAGG CGCCCCGAAGAAGCCGCCGGCACTGCAAGTGGTATCAGTTCAGTCAACCGACATTCCACCCAAGGAAAGCGTGACATATGCCAAGCAGACACAGACCACCGCCTCGGGGGTCACTGAGCTGCGAGATG CACACGCAACCGACTACTACG ACGAGTACAATCTAAACCCGGGTTTAGAGTGGGAGGACGAGTTCACAG TGCTTACATTCGACGGCGACGGCGCGCGGCAAGGCGACGAGGAGGAGGCGGCCTTCCACGGCAAGCTGCCCCCCGGCATCCTGCCGCACGGACTGCCCACCGTCAAGGAGGTGCAGCCCGCCGTCACCGACGCCCCCCAGGAGAAGAAAGAGGAGGAGGAGAAGAAAG TGCGCGAGCTGAGCACGGACGAGAAGCAGACGATAATGCTGTCGGCGGAGTTCCAGAAGTTCATGAGTCGCGCGGGGCGCGTCATCGAGCGCGCGCTGGCGGAGTCCGTCGACATCTGCACCGACTACACGGGCGGCGGCGACGCGCAGGACGCACA GGACGACAAGTCTGACGCGCGGCTGTCGCTGGTGCGCACGTTCTACGACGAGCGGTGGTCGCGCGGGCGCTGCGTCACCTGCCTGGACTGGTCGAGCGCGCACCCCGAGCTGCTGCTCGCCTCCTACCACAACAGCGACGACGCGCCGCACGACCCCGACGGCGTCTGCCTCGTCTGGAACACCAAGTTCAAGAAGACCACGCCCGAGGACATCTTCCACTGTCAGTCGCCCGTCATGAGCGCCACTTTCGCCAG GTTCCACCCGAACTTGATCCTGGGCGGTACGTACTCGGGCCAGATCGTGCTGTGGGACAACCGCGTGCAGAAACGCACGCCCATACAGCGCACGCCGCTCTCCTCGCTCGCGCACACG CACCCGGTGTACTGCCTGTCGGTGGTGGGCAGCCAGAACGCGCACAACCTGATCTCGGTGTCGACGGACGGGCGGATGTGCTCGTGGTCGCTGGACATGCTGTCGCAGCCGCAGGAGACGCTGGAGCTGCATCACCGCCAGAGCAAGGCCGTCGCCGTCAGCGCCATGGCCTTCCCCCACGGCGACGTCAACAACTTCGTGCTCGGCAGCGAGGACGGCAACATATACACTG ggtGCAGGCACGGGCAGCGCGCGGGCGTGGGCGAGTGCGTGGAGGCCCACGCGGGCCCCGTGACGGCGGTGGCGTGCCACGCGGCGCCCGGCGCACTCGACCTCGGACACCTCTACCTCACCGCCTCCATGGACTGGAGCGTCAAGTTGTGGAGCCTCAAG GAGAACAAGGCGCTGTACTCGTTCGAGGACAGCGGCGACTACGTGTCGGATGTGCGCTGGTCGCCAACACACCCAGCACTCTTCGCCGCAGCTGACGCCGCCGGCCGCCTCGACCTCTGGAACCTCAACAGGGACACCGAG GTACCGATAGCGTCCATCCAGGCGGAGGGTGGCGCCGCATTCAACCGCGTGTCGTGGACGCCTTCAGGCACACACGTGGTCGCCGGAGACGACGCCGGCAAGATATGGGTGTACGAACTCGCTGAG CAAGTGGCTCAGCCCCGGCACGATGAGTGGAGCAAGCTGATGATGACGCTGCAGGAGCTGCGCAACAACCAGGCGGACGAGGACACAGAGCGGCTGGGGCTGGCAGCCAGCGGCCCACCCTCGCTCACCAGTCTCACCTCCCTCGCCAGCAACCCGCTCAG ATAA
- the LOC106714326 gene encoding cytoplasmic dynein 1 intermediate chain isoform X2, with protein sequence MSSMSDRKAELERKKAKLQALREEKDRRRREKEQKDAEEALQRASVASSMDSRRDLDEMLSSLGVAPVKDVLSSLSSMTSLSPPQTASPDASLPHTDKSSLPAQGAPKKPPALQVVSVQSTDIPPKESVTYAKQTQTTASGVTELRDGYMEDWWRPRKAHATDYYDEYNLNPGLEWEDEFTGDEEEAAFHGKLPPGILPHGLPTVKEVQPAVTDAPQEKKEEEEKKVRELSTDEKQTIMLSAEFQKFMSRAGRVIERALAESVDICTDYTGGGDAQDAQDDKSDARLSLVRTFYDERWSRGRCVTCLDWSSAHPELLLASYHNSDDAPHDPDGVCLVWNTKFKKTTPEDIFHCQSPVMSATFARFHPNLILGGTYSGQIVLWDNRVQKRTPIQRTPLSSLAHTHPVYCLSVVGSQNAHNLISVSTDGRMCSWSLDMLSQPQETLELHHRQSKAVAVSAMAFPHGDVNNFVLGSEDGNIYTGCRHGQRAGVGECVEAHAGPVTAVACHAAPGALDLGHLYLTASMDWSVKLWSLKENKALYSFEDSGDYVSDVRWSPTHPALFAAADAAGRLDLWNLNRDTEVPIASIQAEGGAAFNRVSWTPSGTHVVAGDDAGKIWVYELAEQVAQPRHDEWSKLMMTLQELRNNQADEDTERLGLAASGPPSLTSLTSLASNPLR encoded by the exons CGCCGGGAGAAGGAACAGAAAGATGCTGAGGAAGCTTTG CAAAGAGCGTCAGTGGCATCAAGCATGGACAGCCGACGGGATCTGGACGAGATGCTGTCGTCGCTGGGTGTGGCGCCCGTCAAGGACGTGCTGTCCTCACTCTCCTCCATGACGTCACTCTCGCCGCCGCAGACTGCATCGCCAGATGCCAGCCTGCCACACACCGACAAGTCCAGTCTGCCTGCTCAAGG CGCCCCGAAGAAGCCGCCGGCACTGCAAGTGGTATCAGTTCAGTCAACCGACATTCCACCCAAGGAAAGCGTGACATATGCCAAGCAGACACAGACCACCGCCTCGGGGGTCACTGAGCTGCGAGATG GATACATGGAGGACTGGTGGCGGCCACGTAAAG CACACGCAACCGACTACTACG ACGAGTACAATCTAAACCCGGGTTTAGAGTGGGAGGACGAGTTCACAG GCGACGAGGAGGAGGCGGCCTTCCACGGCAAGCTGCCCCCCGGCATCCTGCCGCACGGACTGCCCACCGTCAAGGAGGTGCAGCCCGCCGTCACCGACGCCCCCCAGGAGAAGAAAGAGGAGGAGGAGAAGAAAG TGCGCGAGCTGAGCACGGACGAGAAGCAGACGATAATGCTGTCGGCGGAGTTCCAGAAGTTCATGAGTCGCGCGGGGCGCGTCATCGAGCGCGCGCTGGCGGAGTCCGTCGACATCTGCACCGACTACACGGGCGGCGGCGACGCGCAGGACGCACA GGACGACAAGTCTGACGCGCGGCTGTCGCTGGTGCGCACGTTCTACGACGAGCGGTGGTCGCGCGGGCGCTGCGTCACCTGCCTGGACTGGTCGAGCGCGCACCCCGAGCTGCTGCTCGCCTCCTACCACAACAGCGACGACGCGCCGCACGACCCCGACGGCGTCTGCCTCGTCTGGAACACCAAGTTCAAGAAGACCACGCCCGAGGACATCTTCCACTGTCAGTCGCCCGTCATGAGCGCCACTTTCGCCAG GTTCCACCCGAACTTGATCCTGGGCGGTACGTACTCGGGCCAGATCGTGCTGTGGGACAACCGCGTGCAGAAACGCACGCCCATACAGCGCACGCCGCTCTCCTCGCTCGCGCACACG CACCCGGTGTACTGCCTGTCGGTGGTGGGCAGCCAGAACGCGCACAACCTGATCTCGGTGTCGACGGACGGGCGGATGTGCTCGTGGTCGCTGGACATGCTGTCGCAGCCGCAGGAGACGCTGGAGCTGCATCACCGCCAGAGCAAGGCCGTCGCCGTCAGCGCCATGGCCTTCCCCCACGGCGACGTCAACAACTTCGTGCTCGGCAGCGAGGACGGCAACATATACACTG ggtGCAGGCACGGGCAGCGCGCGGGCGTGGGCGAGTGCGTGGAGGCCCACGCGGGCCCCGTGACGGCGGTGGCGTGCCACGCGGCGCCCGGCGCACTCGACCTCGGACACCTCTACCTCACCGCCTCCATGGACTGGAGCGTCAAGTTGTGGAGCCTCAAG GAGAACAAGGCGCTGTACTCGTTCGAGGACAGCGGCGACTACGTGTCGGATGTGCGCTGGTCGCCAACACACCCAGCACTCTTCGCCGCAGCTGACGCCGCCGGCCGCCTCGACCTCTGGAACCTCAACAGGGACACCGAG GTACCGATAGCGTCCATCCAGGCGGAGGGTGGCGCCGCATTCAACCGCGTGTCGTGGACGCCTTCAGGCACACACGTGGTCGCCGGAGACGACGCCGGCAAGATATGGGTGTACGAACTCGCTGAG CAAGTGGCTCAGCCCCGGCACGATGAGTGGAGCAAGCTGATGATGACGCTGCAGGAGCTGCGCAACAACCAGGCGGACGAGGACACAGAGCGGCTGGGGCTGGCAGCCAGCGGCCCACCCTCGCTCACCAGTCTCACCTCCCTCGCCAGCAACCCGCTCAG ATAA